From a region of the Georgenia yuyongxinii genome:
- a CDS encoding ZIP family metal transporter has protein sequence MTGAVEAGVWGAVGGLALVIGAGIAWFVRVPAKGIASVMAFGAGVLISALAFDLMEEAADTGGLLPAVAGFLTGAVVYMLANALLARRGARHRKRSQDQQSSEDDQSGSGMAIALGALLDGVPESVVLGASLLGGGGVSSAVVAAVFLSNLPEGLSSAAGMKNAGRGAGYVFGVWGTIAAISAVAAAAGYQLLGGASPEVTALITAVAAGAILTMVADTMIPEAFERAHALTGLIATVGFVVAFAISRTGG, from the coding sequence GTGACGGGGGCGGTCGAGGCCGGGGTGTGGGGCGCGGTCGGTGGCCTGGCGCTGGTGATCGGTGCCGGAATCGCTTGGTTCGTCCGCGTCCCGGCCAAGGGCATCGCGAGCGTGATGGCGTTCGGTGCGGGCGTGCTCATCTCGGCGTTGGCGTTCGACCTCATGGAGGAGGCGGCCGACACCGGTGGCCTGCTGCCCGCGGTCGCCGGGTTCCTGACCGGTGCCGTGGTCTACATGCTCGCTAACGCCCTCCTCGCCCGCCGCGGGGCGCGTCATCGGAAACGCTCGCAGGACCAGCAGTCCTCGGAGGACGACCAGAGCGGTAGCGGCATGGCGATCGCGCTGGGCGCACTTCTCGACGGCGTCCCGGAGTCGGTCGTCCTGGGAGCCAGCCTGCTCGGAGGCGGCGGCGTCAGCTCCGCAGTGGTGGCGGCGGTGTTCCTCTCGAACCTGCCCGAGGGGCTCTCCAGCGCCGCCGGCATGAAGAACGCAGGCCGGGGCGCCGGCTACGTGTTCGGCGTCTGGGGAACGATCGCCGCCATCAGCGCGGTCGCTGCGGCGGCCGGCTACCAGTTACTCGGCGGCGCGTCGCCCGAGGTGACCGCGTTGATCACGGCGGTGGCGGCCGGGGCGATCCTGACCATGGTGGCGGACACGATGATCCCCGAGGCCTTCGAGCGGGCCCATGCCCTGACGGGACTGATCGCCACCGTGGGGTTCGTGGTCGCCTTCGCCATCAGCCGCACCGGCGGCTGA
- a CDS encoding class I SAM-dependent methyltransferase has product MDDDGRWDARHRDAPDPMPRPPDGLAGLLDVLPQRTGRRALDVACGLGAVSLWAAGQGFAVDAVDRSAVAISRLRDRAVAAGLGGLVLARVADVAGALPADVTGPYDLVVCQRFRDPAVLRSLPGLLGAGGVLVVTVLSEVGAAAPSRFAAEAGELGRLARTAEGCEVLRDVEGAGEATIVVRRAEP; this is encoded by the coding sequence ATGGACGACGACGGTCGCTGGGACGCACGCCACCGCGACGCGCCCGATCCGATGCCCCGCCCACCGGACGGTCTCGCCGGCCTGTTGGACGTCCTCCCGCAGCGGACGGGCCGCCGCGCCCTCGACGTGGCGTGCGGGCTCGGGGCCGTGAGCCTGTGGGCCGCCGGACAGGGGTTCGCCGTCGACGCCGTGGACCGCTCCGCCGTCGCCATCTCGCGGCTCCGGGACCGCGCCGTCGCGGCCGGATTGGGCGGTCTGGTCCTGGCGCGGGTCGCCGACGTCGCCGGTGCGCTGCCGGCGGACGTGACCGGGCCGTATGACCTCGTCGTCTGCCAGCGCTTCCGCGACCCGGCCGTCCTCCGGTCGCTCCCCGGACTCCTGGGCGCCGGCGGCGTGCTGGTCGTCACCGTGTTGTCGGAGGTGGGGGCGGCGGCGCCGTCACGGTTCGCGGCCGAGGCGGGTGAGCTGGGCCGCCTCGCGCGAACGGCAGAGGGCTGCGAGGTGCTGCGTGACGTCGAGGGCGCCGGGGAGGCCACGATCGTGGTGCGCCGGGCGGAGCCTTGA
- a CDS encoding pyridoxamine 5'-phosphate oxidase family protein has translation MSIKVEVAELGAAMAEHDFAYLLSPGQERPHVVALVPRLVGGELVLDSPGRSALALAGDHPAVTLVFPPRQASGFTLIVDGVVRAVDAESDSSGVPTLTVVPAHAILHRPAVRTS, from the coding sequence GTGAGCATCAAGGTCGAGGTCGCTGAGCTCGGCGCGGCGATGGCGGAACACGATTTCGCCTACCTGCTCAGTCCCGGCCAGGAGCGACCCCACGTCGTCGCACTCGTCCCTCGACTGGTCGGTGGTGAGCTGGTGCTCGACTCCCCCGGCCGCTCCGCCCTCGCACTGGCGGGCGACCATCCAGCGGTCACCCTTGTCTTCCCGCCCCGCCAGGCGAGCGGGTTCACACTCATCGTCGACGGCGTCGTGCGGGCCGTCGACGCTGAATCCGACAGTTCGGGCGTCCCCACACTCACCGTGGTCCCGGCGCACGCGATCCTCCATCGTCCGGCGGTTCGCACTTCGTGA
- a CDS encoding VOC family protein, producing MTVQLNHTIVHVKDKHASARFLAGILGLPAPTSYGPFVVVQTGNGVSLDFADEQGEVRSQHYAFLVAEDEFDAIHERIIERGLPYWADPYHRRPDVINTNDGGRGLYWNDPDGHNLEIITRPYGG from the coding sequence ATGACCGTCCAGCTGAACCACACCATCGTGCACGTCAAGGACAAGCATGCGTCGGCGAGGTTCCTCGCCGGAATCCTGGGTCTGCCCGCGCCGACGTCGTACGGGCCGTTCGTGGTCGTCCAGACCGGGAACGGCGTGTCCCTCGACTTCGCGGACGAGCAGGGGGAGGTCCGGTCTCAGCATTACGCCTTCCTCGTGGCCGAGGACGAGTTCGACGCCATTCATGAGCGGATCATCGAGCGCGGCCTGCCGTACTGGGCCGATCCGTATCACCGCCGCCCGGACGTCATCAACACCAATGACGGTGGCCGTGGGCTCTACTGGAACGACCCCGACGGCCACAACCTGGAGATCATCACCAGGCCCTACGGCGGATGA
- a CDS encoding CueP family metal-binding protein, whose product MKKQLAVIVAGAALVLAGCSSVTIEPAAPATSPVPAPSPATESTELLTDHGLDGLEAQQVIELLDKTPLDERATDLMASIRPDELLLSDGHEEIALPLPEDRFYVSIAPFVNQTHECFYHSLTTCTGELSGEEVQVTIVDDAGEVLVEETTTTYDNGFVGFWLPRDVDGTIRVSYEGREGEADFTTTDDGATCVTTLQLA is encoded by the coding sequence TTGAAGAAGCAGCTCGCCGTGATCGTGGCAGGCGCCGCGCTGGTGCTGGCCGGATGCTCGTCCGTGACGATCGAGCCGGCGGCTCCGGCAACGTCACCCGTCCCGGCGCCGTCGCCCGCGACGGAAAGCACGGAGCTGCTCACCGACCACGGTCTGGACGGCCTGGAGGCCCAGCAGGTCATCGAGCTCCTCGACAAGACCCCCCTCGACGAGCGGGCCACGGACCTCATGGCGTCCATCCGCCCGGACGAGCTGCTGCTCTCCGACGGTCACGAGGAAATCGCCCTGCCGCTGCCCGAGGACCGCTTCTACGTCTCCATCGCACCCTTCGTCAACCAGACCCACGAGTGCTTCTACCACTCGCTCACCACCTGCACCGGTGAGCTCTCCGGCGAGGAGGTGCAGGTGACGATCGTCGACGATGCGGGGGAGGTGCTCGTCGAGGAGACCACCACGACCTACGACAACGGCTTCGTCGGCTTCTGGCTGCCGCGCGACGTCGACGGCACCATCCGCGTGTCCTACGAGGGTCGCGAGGGTGAGGCGGACTTCACCACCACGGACGACGGCGCCACCTGCGTCACGACCCTGCAGCTCGCCTGA
- a CDS encoding SDR family NAD(P)-dependent oxidoreductase, with translation MSTFEGKVAIVTGGGSGLGEAISKELAAKGAKVVVGDINQSAAERVVAQIEVAGGTASAFAADTAKPADSERAVAHAVDTYGALHLAVNNAGIGGAQAPAGETDLDEWDRVISINLSGVLYGMRYQIPAMLEAGSRRCAIVNMASIHGMVAALGNGAYTAAKHGVVGLTKNAAAEYGPQGLRINCVGPGYIRTPLLEGLPAEFLAALEGKHPLGRLGRAEEVSHLVCFLLSDDASFITGSYHLVDGGYTAV, from the coding sequence ATGTCCACGTTCGAGGGCAAGGTTGCGATCGTCACCGGCGGCGGGTCGGGGCTGGGTGAGGCGATCTCCAAGGAGCTTGCTGCCAAGGGCGCCAAGGTGGTCGTCGGCGACATCAACCAGTCAGCCGCCGAGCGGGTGGTCGCGCAGATCGAGGTGGCCGGCGGCACGGCGAGCGCCTTCGCGGCGGACACCGCGAAGCCGGCGGACTCCGAACGGGCGGTCGCCCACGCCGTCGATACCTACGGGGCCCTCCACCTGGCGGTGAACAACGCAGGGATCGGCGGGGCGCAGGCCCCGGCGGGGGAGACCGACCTGGACGAGTGGGACCGGGTCATCTCCATCAACCTCTCCGGGGTGCTGTACGGCATGCGCTACCAGATCCCGGCGATGCTCGAGGCCGGCTCCCGGCGCTGCGCGATCGTGAACATGGCGTCGATCCACGGCATGGTCGCCGCACTCGGCAACGGCGCCTACACCGCCGCCAAGCACGGCGTCGTCGGGCTCACCAAGAACGCTGCCGCCGAGTACGGGCCACAGGGCCTGCGTATCAACTGCGTCGGGCCGGGCTACATCCGCACCCCGCTGCTCGAGGGGCTGCCCGCCGAGTTCCTCGCCGCCCTCGAGGGCAAGCACCCGCTCGGTCGGCTCGGCCGTGCGGAGGAGGTCTCGCACCTGGTCTGCTTCCTGCTCTCGGACGACGCCTCGTTCATCACGGGCAGCTACCACCTCGTCGACGGCGGTTACACAGCCGTCTGA
- a CDS encoding DUF1810 family protein — MPDQHAVERFTAAQDDTYDAALAEVRRGHKRGHWMWFVFPQDRPGWAAARPRESDPHRTGWVTSW; from the coding sequence ATGCCGGACCAGCACGCCGTCGAGCGCTTCACCGCCGCCCAGGACGACACGTACGACGCCGCACTCGCCGAGGTGCGCCGCGGTCACAAGCGGGGCCACTGGATGTGGTTCGTCTTCCCCCAGGACCGCCCGGGCTGGGCCGCAGCGAGACCGCGCGAATCTGACCCCCACCGGACTGGTTGGGTGACGTCCTGGTGA
- a CDS encoding ABC transporter permease: protein MRAALVTEYRKLVTTRLWWVLLVAMAAYMVFLGGILAFVLVQDPASVTGGIPGTGASAPPSAEEAARSVYTVATSLGYVFPVVVGALAMTSEFRHQTITPTFLAEPRRTVVLAAKMLSSVAVGLLFGVVGTAATVGAGATVLAALGESTYLSDPVVLRSAGLSVLALTVWTVVGVGFGAWLTNQVAVIVVILAFTQFVEPILRIVLAQFDALTGVAKFLPGAAGEAITGSSFYADTGMAPGLLPSWAGLLVLLGYAVVFALLGRLTTLRRDVT from the coding sequence ATGAGGGCGGCGCTGGTCACCGAGTACCGCAAGCTCGTCACGACGCGCCTGTGGTGGGTGCTGCTCGTGGCGATGGCCGCCTACATGGTCTTCCTCGGCGGGATCCTGGCGTTCGTGCTGGTCCAGGACCCGGCGTCGGTGACTGGCGGGATCCCCGGCACCGGGGCGTCGGCGCCGCCCAGCGCTGAGGAGGCCGCGCGCAGCGTGTACACGGTCGCGACGTCGCTGGGGTATGTCTTCCCCGTGGTCGTCGGCGCGCTGGCGATGACGAGCGAGTTCCGCCACCAGACGATCACCCCGACGTTCCTCGCCGAGCCGCGCCGCACGGTGGTGCTGGCGGCGAAGATGCTCTCCAGCGTCGCCGTGGGTCTGCTGTTCGGGGTGGTCGGGACGGCGGCGACGGTCGGGGCCGGCGCGACCGTGCTCGCCGCGCTGGGGGAGTCGACGTACCTGAGCGACCCGGTCGTGCTGCGTAGCGCGGGACTGTCGGTGCTTGCGCTGACGGTGTGGACGGTGGTGGGTGTCGGGTTCGGCGCGTGGCTGACCAACCAGGTAGCCGTCATCGTGGTGATCCTGGCGTTCACGCAGTTCGTGGAGCCGATCCTGCGGATCGTGCTGGCGCAGTTCGATGCGCTGACGGGGGTGGCGAAGTTCCTGCCCGGCGCGGCCGGGGAGGCGATCACGGGCAGCTCGTTCTACGCCGACACCGGCATGGCGCCTGGGCTGCTGCCGTCCTGGGCGGGGCTGCTGGTGCTGCTCGGCTATGCCGTCGTCTTCGCCCTGCTCGGGCGGCTCACGACGCTGCGCCGGGACGTCACCTGA